The Anopheles gambiae chromosome 2, idAnoGambNW_F1_1, whole genome shotgun sequence genomic sequence cctgcttccgaTCAATTCAATATTccgctgaaagtgtcaattatatgcccgaacgaatcaacaactcgctgaacacgtcaataatatcattgaaaaccctgtaaccacacgcgagaaagagatagcgctagggagggaaagagcacggacgacggctgacagcgattggccgtctgacgcaccaacacatcgaaaccttcgacagcgcgctcaggcgaggggtatgaggcggagccagggacgggcagctcgacgagctgctcgacaaatttgccgttggagagaaaaggaaggcatgataaaattctcagaactccatgatttctgccgtcgctttgcgcagtgggtttttttgcaaacCGCAGTTTGTATATGACGTTAAATTCACCAAACCTCTTGTTTTGCTGAAATCAAGAGGTTTTGAGGTGAATTTTTGGTGAAAATTGTTGTATGGGTATGGCGGTATGAGAATAAGTTTTAAGATCATGTTCAAATGTTACACTGaacttaatttaattgcaatCTTCTAATTCCCATACAAAGAGCAggattgctgttgttgttgtatacaACACTTTAACAGTTGGTGTAAGGTGCCTTGCGGTTTACATGTTGCTTGGAAATattaggggaaggtaggtaaagacggacacgttaagggaaatggtaaaaatctagggatatataagttcaacgaccatgaaaatgtgcatacattatcttacactcatgttttatcagaaaatgtgttgaaatttttaaatttccatcgatttttgcgtttttttttcatgaatgaaaaacatgttttttttcgtgcagttttgaaatgttcgggtaagacggacacctgatatgggaaagatggacaccatgaagggtaagatggacacctgtagaaaaggttagaaagtgaagagttttacagtattttaacaaattctatcgctttccacgtcctggtacgtttataaaccaattcttggcctATTGCAACGgcgattcattcagccgtgaatttaggaattgtaaacgGCGCTtgtaatatatcgtagaatgcagcatctaaagcattataGAAATATTGCACACTTACAGCTGATgttgctccagcttacagaacaacagtctagaacaTCCTTTTAGGAAATTTCTCCGCAAAAAGCccacgaccccagtatttatgagggacttgttaatagtttaatccattttccaccatgtcaaaattcaacatttgatttttgtaatcccatagaatttctcatctattcctgaacaatGTCGTGGGGCCTCATCTTTTTActgcttaaagttgtccaagtcgtgacaagatattggatttcgtgaggcgcctcatcagcgtcgagcgagtaatagcataacgagtggttactattttgaccggtgtttcatttctcgcttatttcaatactttctctagttACTGATTGGTTTATAGCATCggaatacccttatttaaggtatttgaagaaatatattcatcaccaattgatataagaagtaaaaaaatcaataaattcggtgttcatctttccctacaacaagGTGTCCgactttcccgctttggtgtcagaatgtttaaaccaccaaaaacaatattttgtattgcttttattctcgttctttcgccagttttttcattaatgatcaccacaacccattcatgaaataaaacttccggaaatataaacaatacaagttgtagagcttaagatcggtagtagtcaaattagatccacaagggtgcacatgattgaaaatttgttttgttcgtggatttaaccaattttatatatgttatgccaaaaatgttctcaaatgtgttgttttaccttcagtttggatgctacattgttgaattactcgaaaattacttttttcatgcatttatgagaagtgtccatcttacccgcagtgtccgtctttacctaacTTCCcctacagggttttcgaggattatataaaCATGTTCAGcaagttgtagattcgttcaggcatataatagactctttcagcgagatattgaattgttcggaagtaggcgttgacatgttcagcgattctgtagtgtTGTCATTTGGTTTGTTTACACCCTGTGCCGCTgcattcaatttttcattcttaaataTCCTAAAaatagctaataatcattcctcaagctgtttaatacgTAGATTAGgtgaaaaaagcatattttttcgaaaaccgtttgtttacatcctGATGAGAAcgatccaagctgcagtccaaggggtacgaaagtgacagcacTACAGTATAACCGTACATGTCTAcacctacttccgaacaattctatatctcgctgaaagagtctattatatgcctgaacgaatctacaactcgctgaacatgtctatataatcctcgaaaaccctgatAATGCTTGTAACGTTTTTTTCCAAATCAACGTAAAGGGCTAATCTTTTCTTTACCctattttttattcgtttttcgTTTACATCTTGCAGGGTAACTGCACCAGTAACCGGCAATCCAGTTcccaataaaaaaatcgtctACTATTCCGCTTTAGCTATTACAAGTTTGTTTGTAACTACTTTTTCATGAATCTGTCAAAAACAAgctgaaaatggcaacctagCAACGAGCTTTGCATGgacctgttctctttcaaGGACCTTGGTACAACTAATGAAAAATCAACCAAGTTTATTTAAAGTTtcggtaaaagtaaggctcagctcTCTACGTTATagtagcgttacgcgtaacgcctgtttatCTCAAACCCAAGCagtagccggcatcgcgaataaatgaactctttttaacagttgtttaaagttcattgtggtttaaccgagttcatttgttgttcattcctgttaaaataaacgatcgtcaaaacagttaacgactgctctatattgcatataggcaaacacgggggaaaaattcgagcagtatgattaaacgactgttaatttgtatcgcatacgctcttgacagtcgtttgtttaacgacggcTTTAATGTTAAGGCCGGGGGCATtctccgtactcgctagtgtaatttttatttccactAACGCATCTGGTGGCGAATAGCGCAAGCTAGAAGTCGATATAATCTTTGTGTCAAATATATACTTGGTATCCCATCAATTTTCGACGAGACTTTAAAATATTGACCAACCTccataaattgcaacaaattaGACCGTTAGGTGTTGTTGTAGGACAAATTGTCATTCATACAAAGCGCTGCGCAACATTTATCCGCATCTTCAAATCTCTATTCATCATTGTGTAAAATTATAGCCTCCTGGAgcgttttttgacagataaattataccaGTTTCTACCTTACATCCGCCTCCGCTTGGCggcgtacgcgttcacaaaaattacactagcgagtacggacaatgtccccTGGCCTTTACAAATACGTTTGCACAAATATGTATTGAAAATTAGGGGAAGTCGGGGTTGGttcgacactgcgggtaagttcgacaccttgccgtttttgtatttatagaactttttgaagacaaaaaacgtatacatattatttatgtcaaccgtttcgaatatttgagtcacatttcactgatcagaaacctgtcaattgtcaaaaaacaacaaaataaacccATGGTGGTTCTGATTGACAGCCGATGTAAGTTTTTACTTCTGAGACTTAAGGAATTGTGGCgttatttcaacaaatttaGCTATTATTCTCTCACAGACCGTTTGCCAAACTCGGACTCAAAACATGTACTTTGTGTATGGTTTAGgcttatgaaaattaatattgttatggCTTTGACCGTATTTTAGGCAGACATTAGGCCGGGTAGGcttaactgaagaaaaaaatagtcgCTGGTTTGGAATCATATTGACCGATGTTCGCCTTTTGGCTTTCGAGTtggcagagaaaaataaaactgaacacccttcgattttataaaaaaagaaaaagattacTGGAAGAAGGccaggttatttttttaaaggaatctTAACCAATTATTCCGTAAACCAGATGCTATCGCCGCAGCTTCTACTATATGGAGTCTGGTCCGATGCtatttgtaatgaaatttttgttcttgcttgtaacttcatttttttttgtatatttcaataatgttttgtgttaatttttcataaaattggtACGAAATACTTTGTTGAACTTCAATGAAAACTACAGGCCATCagagtttgttattttaaaagccTAAACCAATGTGTCGAAATCACCCAAGGTGTCGATTTTACCCCATCATGGTGTCGAACTTACCCGCACTGCAGTTgtgacgcaacaaaaaacgcactttttaatttttatcaaaatgttatcaaaatcaatccaggaaccgtagtttctcgtaagatggtacataatacaccaaaaaagctttttcgatgtctactagtaagtttacattggcaaaagtattgcaatcagaggaaaaccttaaggtgtcgaaactacccCCAGTTCCCCTATAATACAGCAATtgtccgcagtacgcgatactcgatatacacgaattcgcagtacgcgattcctTATAATGTGAtagctccatgtgttttttcgattatttttaaattttgaaatattttatgctctttttgaattttatttatattataaaAACCATGTTGAAAcaaatttgtaaaaaagatacctgttttccaattaaaatattcaattcaaaattcaGTTTCGATTTTTTTACCCCTGAACCGGTAGTATAAACTCTTTTTGTATTGCAATCTGCTATACGCAAAAAcccgagatacgctattgctgtcggtcccgtacgatagcctatatcggataatgactgtagTTAGCATGctataatattaaaaataaccgTATGATATACctttcattgattttgttttaatattataGGGCGCGTGTCAAAGCAGGTATGCGTATTTTAGGGGCTGTAGCGTCGTCAGATGAGTGGAACGTCTCggtagaaaaggaaaacacgaAACACACTGTGGCTCGTGTTACTGCTTTTCGCAAAGACCAGGATCCAGATAGTCCAACTGGAGGAAGTCGAACAAAGGATGTTTCTTCTAATGAAGCGTAAGAACATTAGGAAATTATGATCAACATTATAcataatcatttttaataatataacattTCTATTGATTCGTGATTTTAGTGTGTTAGAAGTATTTTCATGGCTACTTGAAGTTTCAAATGATACAAAGGAATATTGGGATGGTGGGCGAATCATATGGTCTGTTAGTTATGTGAATGATGGGCCAAAACTGAAGACGGATTTTACGACTGAATCTTCTTCACAAACTAGTACCGTATTCCAAGAAGAAGGTCGAAaaaagattgtcgcaaaacttgAAATACTTAAAGACGATATCCAAGCCGTTTTACCAATAGCAAAGGTCTGTTATTGTTCAATATACGAAATAAGGAatccttttttattatcaaaattttattcCTGTATTATAGAATTGGGAGCTTATGAACACGGCTGTTCTCACCGGAAGACAAGTGTCGCAAGCCATGAAAGTATTTATAGTATCACAGGCCGGAAAGATGGCAGATGTCACATTACAAACTTCATGTCAGACAGAAGACGAAAGTGTTATGAAGGTAATAGACACATACTTTGATTTTATAAACAAGCTAATAAACTgaataataaacaataatttattctTTTCGTAGGTATCTTCCTCGTGTAGTTCAGTATATGTTGATGGTTCAGAAGTCAGAGGTTCATCTAATGCCTCAATATTGGTGAAATATGGTACATATGCCGGATTGGCTCGATTTACAGTGTGGATGCCCGAATTTCCTTTAGAGGTATCTGTCGCAGACTTTCGTTTATCACAGATCAAAGGATGGAAAATTCCAGACGATCATAGCACGTAAGCAACTTAAAAAATCCGATATTAAGACATTACGAATGTTTAAAGAATTGTGTAACTAACACTTACACTCCTTGCAGAGTGCACGCTAAACCCATTCGTCGTAAAAAACGAGCATATAGCAACGGTGGTGTTTGGGCCCATCATGCCGATGATTTTATAAATGGTATTTCTTCCGAACGCAGTGTTTGTCGTGCAAGATATCAGCAAAGTCCAGTGGAAGTATTTGCGAGATTCGTAGCGGTGGATCAAGATTCAGGGCGTGTTAGTTATTTAATATCTCGCCGAACTGGCCTTCGAGTAACAGATCTGGTACAATCCCTGCTACGTGTAGCAGACCCAAAAATTGCCACATTAAGAGGGCGCACACTTCAAGGCCGTGCGATGGGTCGCACTGATGTTCAGGTAGTGCatgtgtttgttcttttttatattgtttttcttaCAAATCTTATATCTTATAGGTGCTTTCTCCAATAAATGGGAGGGTCATTGGGGCCAGAGAAGTGCGAGTTGGCAGTGACAAAGTGACCATTACACGTTTAATGGTTAAAGTTGTTTCCGGCTTGCAGTTGTCAATATCGGGCGATGGTTCTATTGATAATGGTTATATAGCAGAAACTACAGTGACGCGTAAATTGACTGCACAATATCAAGAAGGACTATTAGATATAGAATTAGAATTTTCTGATGGTTCGAGGACCCCGCTGAGGTTAGTGATATATATTGGCCTGTCTGTTTGATAAACTGTATGATGTTTTTAtattagccggcatcgcgattaaatgaatacattttaacagtcgtttaaagtttattttggtttaaccgagctcatttgttgttcattcctgttaaaataaacgatcgtcaaaacagttaacgactgctcgatatcgcatataggcaaacacgggggaAAACTTCGAgtagtataattaaacgactgttaatttgtatcgcatacgctcttgacagtcgtttgtttaacgacggcataggaccagtcgttaaaatttacaattgaactcaatgcgttcgcgatgtcaaattctagcaatttttaacgactctggttaatttttaacgactgttaattttaaaccatttctttcgcgatgccagctAAAGTTATGCTTTATTAGACGAAAAATTGAGGAAAGATAGCATTAAATATTTGTTCATATTACAGGGATATATCAGTTGATGATTATTTCCTGCTGGTCGAAAGTCTTGATACCGAGGTAGTAGCATTTGCGCCTATGCTTGCATCCCATCACCCACGAGTGATTGCAGTCGGAGAGGGTAATGGAGAGTTATTACGTGTTACTTTACTTCTTTCAGAAGAATGTCGATTACGTAAAAATGTACCAGTTTCTAAGCAGGTATGTAATTATAAATGACAAATTGTTGAAACAATtgtaattgtatttttttttaattattcctAGGGAATGAAAATATCTGTTGGTCCGTTGATTAGCGCTCTTGCATCCGTACACGTTGATTTTAGTAGTTCGGATAAGAATATAAAATCAGATGCAGTTCAAAATGACGGCGCTATCGGAAGAGACCGAACTAAATCGGGAAAAGAATTGAGTGATCTAGAAGATATACTTATTGGGATCCCACTGAAAGATAGCAATGATCACGATTCTGCGCCTGTTGTGCATTCTACCAGACAACATCTCCGCGGCACTGGAGGTGGTGGCATTATTAGCGGCAACAGTGGAATGGTCGGAGTATTTTCGTCAAACAAAAGTTTGGTGCATGGTGATGCATCTACGCTCGAAATTGGCATGTATGTTGTATTGAGTGCCTTTTGTTTGGCAATTGCCATATTTGTGATGTCATGTGTAGTATATGCATCGAAGTATCGACCAGTTGTGATAGATGCTAATGGTGAAGCTAGTGCCCGCGATGGCATGGGACATTCAAGTGTGTTTGATATTGGCAAAGGCAACGAATCTTGTGCAACTAATGCACATGATTGGGTTTGGTTAGGTCGGGCTACTGTAGATCGTTCAAATACAGATAATATTGCAGAGAGAGCTCCCCAATATAAAGGTAAATATGTTATGAAACATGGTGGTAACAAAATGTTGATTCATCTTAAAAACTTCTTTACAAAAATAGATTCCCGAATGCATATTATTAGCAATCCGATGAACTCAAAGTACGATGAGGTGATCGAACATGCTTCGCAAATAAATAGTTTCGATAACCCTAATCATATTCAGTTGCCTTCATCTGTGCCATTCCAAAATCGTGCAGTAAACGCAGTAAGCGAAACACCTGTTGCATTAATAGATTCTGGCACCTATAAAAAGCGTGTTCATCATAACCCTACCATCAGGTAAATTGCAAAAGTTTACTGATAGAAACAGTGCTAATTATgctttaacattttcattttagtGAAGATGCACCATCACTTCCTCAACCTAGTTTTGCAACAACAGTTGTAGACCGTATTGAGTACCGTCCACCAGTTCCACCACATCGCAATATAGGAGTAACGGCTCAGTGTTCCAACAAGGTACAGAATATataactttttgttttattgaataGGATTGTCTAAGCcgtattttttatatgttgTTTCCTTAAGAAAAAACGATGCATTTACAACTGATGCATTTGCCTATATGGTTCGTTATTAAAATATAATCGTTCGTCGTTTTTGTTATCTTTTATCGGTATAATTATTCAGCAACTGCCAATTGATACTGCTGCTCAGTTAAAGGCTACAAAGCGTTATCATCATCGTGCCCcaagaaacagcagcagcattccaTTCAATAGTGTGGATAATATTTCCTCTAACATTGCTCCTAGTTGTGGAATACAGATACACAATGCTTCTGGAAtgcaaaaacgaaacataaaCCACACTCAGCATCAAATCAATGTAGCTCTGTTTAGCAATGGGAATTCTTCTCAAgctaaacaaaacgaatcAACTCAAAACATTATAGCTAGAAGATCAAATGGATCACCGCATTCGTTTGAAAATATGGGGTTTTCTATAGTACCCGCTTCAAATTCCAGTTATTACCAAAAAGACGAAAGaaatcatcaacaacatcgaACTTCAAAAGATTTACATATGGCTGAACGCTTAGTAGAACAACCaaatgcacaaaaaactgCGTTTAAATTTGACACTATTAATCAATCTAAAAAACACCATCAGCCCTTTGATCGTCCTAAGCCGTCAGTATTATCCGATGAAACTTATGATCAAATTCATCGAGGTTTAAATCAGCAACATGTAAAACATACGTTAGATCAATCTCCTCTTGATCTGAGTACCGAATTCAATCCAATACAGATTAAAGAGGAGTGCTGTCAAAAAACTATTTCGGGATCAtcagatgatgatggtggttttaGACTCATATTAGACCAATCTTTAAGAGATGATAATCATAAAAGGGAAGCTACAGACTCATCTTGTGCTGCTTTTGAGATGGCATCATCGaggaaaactaaaaaaaaaccaacagtGGTGGGGAATCCTATGTTTTCCACAACGCCAGACAGCGAACTAGGACCGGCAGAGAGTCTAGGATTAGATGATCTAGATATGGATTATGAACAAATTATGCATTACTTCGATAATCTAAAGGTATGATGAAGATTTACCTTTAATGTATGCTTACTATTTAATACAGTTTAATCGCTAACTTAAAGAACCAAGTATTTATGGCATTCactaaacttttttttatatttcaggAATCAAACGCCTGAGTGCAGGAGATCATTGCAAAGATTCGCGAAATATTAGCAACATTTCAACAACAGTACAGAAACGTTGCAAAATCTCCGCTGTCTAGTCCATCAAGTATTGCCGTTATAAAAAATTCTAACTTAGAGCAATTTTTTGAACATTTGAGTGAGTCTTATGCATAAAAAAATGACGATATTATACGATACGATGACGATATTGAATCAACGCAAAATCTGCCTCATATCATTGCAAAAATATGGTCGTGTTCACTCCTTTCATAGGTACTGAATGATTCAAACACAAGTCGTTCGTTCAGggttatgttttatttcaaatgttttaatttttaggTGCCATAGTGTAATAGTTTTAATTGAactaatttttaataattgtttaatgctttttgttttaaaacgaGCTAGAAACATACTTAACAACGTATTACTTTATTGCCATCAAATAGAATCTCAATTCATAATAACATATTAAGATACGCTTACGTCAGTAATGTGTAGTTATAATCATCATTGCAGATTCAGTATAATTTAGTACATTTCTGCTCATTGCTcagaacattttttttaaatatcagtACAATTTGAACCACTGATAAACATGTTGGGTTATATTGTACTTGTCAAGCGGATCTATAAAAAAGCGATTTTGCAGTGATCATAAAATACATAAGTGTAATCGCATAACCACACTTGGTAATATTGTTGAAGTCTAGCTTAAATATACAAAACCATAACAAAATATTGCACCTGATATCATGTGAGCTTACAAAGCAAAATTCACGTATTgaattggaaaacaaaaataataaataaacccAGTACTGACTACTAGAGTACAATTCAAACGGTATTTTTCAGTGATACGTTTGCTGTACTTACAAAGATATGAAATTCTTCAAGTCATACGACTCATGCAAAATTCATGTACCCAGTGCTTTAATACGTGTATGCTTTAGTCTTGTACAAATGTATTAAAGTGGAAGCGTAAGTGGAATAGAGGAATTACTTGATAATGTAAAGCTGTTTTACgctccgaaaaaaaacaattaaaaacatatAACATTCATGCATAAGTAACATTACCACAAATCCGTAATTCTGTCGTAACTCAAGATGAATGTGGCTAATATACAGCCTATATTTTGGCGCCTAATTTGTTTATCAAACTAGAATTTAGAATCCATTACAACTGCTGCAATGATTTGATAAATGGTGGAACTATAACTTTTTATTACAAGGCCATTTAACACAACTGCATTCTAGTCAGCAAATGCACTTTGCAAAGaacgaagagaaaaaaatatttttactcatatttgtgaaaaaaataattctaaCATGCATATAACAACATAAgtctgtatatatatatatatatatatatatatatatatatatatatatatatatatgtatgtatatacata encodes the following:
- the LOC1278729 gene encoding transmembrane protein 132E isoform X1: MSYISCYTMGYMQITLLIGIISLTFGVEVHFETPDSGFFLKHSPRQSALASVVSAATSNYGKVRSSNGDSVLSVDRFTVVQTTQPVSVRASYGPFSTKQTVPARYIVPDVLESTHTEGSSTHNTTATLMELQQQSNLQLDISAHVVRNTVARDSPVLRVLFHAGADPGGHLQRQKICVLLHASMGNQIPLKGKCMPEGEDGVCVAEVIIPSNWWPPLPPPERDGRISSTPPKSPQRIVQVSYSVFEPPARSPELCEPKVQIQPLTPFAKIPLIQSQLPYKELRADNTLTMMVPQQPLYPLSKLHVPVFLHPEKGQNIAVFIVRARVKAGMRILGAVASSDEWNVSVEKENTKHTVARVTAFRKDQDPDSPTGGSRTKDVSSNEAVLEVFSWLLEVSNDTKEYWDGGRIIWSVSYVNDGPKLKTDFTTESSSQTSTVFQEEGRKKIVAKLEILKDDIQAVLPIAKNWELMNTAVLTGRQVSQAMKVFIVSQAGKMADVTLQTSCQTEDESVMKVSSSCSSVYVDGSEVRGSSNASILVKYGTYAGLARFTVWMPEFPLEVSVADFRLSQIKGWKIPDDHSTVHAKPIRRKKRAYSNGGVWAHHADDFINGISSERSVCRARYQQSPVEVFARFVAVDQDSGRVSYLISRRTGLRVTDLVQSLLRVADPKIATLRGRTLQGRAMGRTDVQVLSPINGRVIGAREVRVGSDKVTITRLMVKVVSGLQLSISGDGSIDNGYIAETTVTRKLTAQYQEGLLDIELEFSDGSRTPLRDISVDDYFLLVESLDTEVVAFAPMLASHHPRVIAVGEGNGELLRVTLLLSEECRLRKNVPVSKQGMKISVGPLISALASVHVDFSSSDKNIKSDAVQNDGAIGRDRTKSGKELSDLEDILIGIPLKDSNDHDSAPVVHSTRQHLRGTGGGGIISGNSGMVGVFSSNKSLVHGDASTLEIGMYVVLSAFCLAIAIFVMSCVVYASKYRPVVIDANGEASARDGMGHSSVFDIGKGNESCATNAHDWVWLGRATVDRSNTDNIAERAPQYKDSRMHIISNPMNSKYDEVIEHASQINSFDNPNHIQLPSSVPFQNRAVNAVSETPVALIDSGTYKKRVHHNPTISEDAPSLPQPSFATTVVDRIEYRPPVPPHRNIGVTAQCSNKQLPIDTAAQLKATKRYHHRAPRNSSSIPFNSVDNISSNIAPSCGIQIHNASGMQKRNINHTQHQINVALFSNGNSSQAKQNESTQNIIARRSNGSPHSFENMGFSIVPASNSSYYQKDERNHQQHRTSKDLHMAERLVEQPNAQKTAFKFDTINQSKKHHQPFDRPKPSVLSDETYDQIHRGLNQQHVKHTLDQSPLDLSTEFNPIQIKEECCQKTISGSSDDDGGFRLILDQSLRDDNHKREATDSSCAAFEMASSRKTKKKPTVVGNPMFSTTPDSELGPAESLGLDDLDMDYEQIMHYFDNLKESNA
- the LOC1278729 gene encoding transmembrane protein 132E isoform X2; amino-acid sequence: MSYISCYTMGYMQITLLIGIISLTFGVEVHFETPDSGFFLKHSPRQSALASVVSAATSNYGKVRSSNGDSVLSVDRFTVVQTTQPVSVRASYGPFSTKQTVPARYIVPDVLESTHTEGSSTHNTTATLMELQQQSNLQLDISAHVVRNTVARDSPVLRVLFHAGADPGGHLQRQKICVLLHASMGNQIPLKGKCMPEGEDGVCVAEVIIPSNWWPPLPPPERDGRISSTPPKSPQRIVQVSYSVFEPPARSPELCEPKVQIQPLTPFAKIPLIQSQLPYKELRADNTLTMMVPQQPLYPLSKLHVPVFLHPEKGQNIAVFIVRARVKAGMRILGAVASSDEWNVSVEKENTKHTVARVTAFRKDQDPDSPTGGSRTKDVSSNEAVLEVFSWLLEVSNDTKEYWDGGRIIWSVSYVNDGPKLKTDFTTESSSQTSTVFQEEGRKKIVAKLEILKDDIQAVLPIAKNWELMNTAVLTGRQVSQAMKVFIVSQAGKMADVTLQTSCQTEDESVMKVSSSCSSVYVDGSEVRGSSNASILVKYGTYAGLARFTVWMPEFPLEVSVADFRLSQIKGWKIPDDHSTVHAKPIRRKKRAYSNGGVWAHHADDFINGISSERSVCRARYQQSPVEVFARFVAVDQDSGRVSYLISRRTGLRVTDLVQSLLRVADPKIATLRGRTLQGRAMGRTDVQVLSPINGRVIGAREVRVGSDKVTITRLMVKVVSGLQLSISGDGSIDNGYIAETTVTRKLTAQYQEGLLDIELEFSDGSRTPLRDISVDDYFLLVESLDTEVVAFAPMLASHHPRVIAVGEGNGELLRVTLLLSEECRLRKNVPVSKQGMKISVGPLISALASVHVDFSSSDKNIKSDAVQNDGAIGRDRTKSGKELSDLEDILIGIPLKDSNDHDSAPVVHSTRQHLRGTGGGGIISGNSGMVGVFSSNKSLVHGDASTLEIGMYVVLSAFCLAIAIFVMSCVVYASKYRPVVIDANGEASARDGMGHSSVFDIGKGNESCATNAHDWVWLGRATVDRSNTDNIAERAPQYKDSRMHIISNPMNSKYDEVIEHASQINSFDNPNHIQLPSSVPFQNRAVNAVSETPVALIDSGTYKKRVHHNPTISEDAPSLPQPSFATTVVDRIEYRPPVPPHRNIGVTAQCSNKIPRSQPEWKKMGKH